One window of Podarcis raffonei isolate rPodRaf1 chromosome 15, rPodRaf1.pri, whole genome shotgun sequence genomic DNA carries:
- the SUMF2 gene encoding inactive C-alpha-formylglycine-generating enzyme 2 isoform X2, with protein sequence MASGPASGRRGVGVLWAGLISAWALAGSSSQQPDDSVVRLSGGVFQIGAGFLDGKKGDGAFRIVKPFLVDKYPVTNKDFREFVRDQKYKTEAEQYGWSFVFEDFVPEELKKKVTRKLESAPWWLPIEKAFWRQPAGPGSGIKERLDFPVLHVSWNDAQAFCAWRGKRLPTEEEWEFAARGGLENRLYPWGNKFLTNRTNLWQGNFPAVDTAEDGYHGVSPVAAFPPQNNYGLYDLLGNTWEWTDSEYSPEGPTGVRHSAQGMRVLRGASWIDTVDGSANHKAQLMTRSDPLEQQEISLLHLPRGSPSEIGRGVLFHLSRLNMPNTLSCSP encoded by the exons ATGGCGTCCGGACCGGCGTCGGGGCGCCGCGGCGTCGGGGTGCTTTGGGCCGGTCTGATCTCCGCCTGGGCGCTGGCCGGgagcagctcccagcagcccg ACGACAGTGTGGTGCGGCTGTCTGGTGGGGTGTTCCAAATCGGGGCAGGTTTCTTGGATGGTAAAAAAGGAGACGGAGCCTTCAGGATAGTCAAACCGTTCCTGGTGGACAAATATCCAGTCACCAACAAGGACTTCCG GGAGTTTGTGAGAGACCAGAAATACAAAACAGAAGCTGAGCAATACGGGTGGAGCTTTGTCTTTGAGGATTTCGTCCCCGAAGAGCTGAAGAAGAAAGTGACACGGAAACTCGAG TCTGCCCCGTGGTGGCTTCCTATCGAGAAAGCATTTTGGAGACAG CCCGCAGGTCCCGGATCTGGCATCAAGGAGAGGCTGGACTTCCCGGTGCTGCACGTGAGCTGGAACGATGCCCAGGCCTTCTGCGCGTGGAGAGGGAAGAGGCTGCCGACCGAGGAGGAGTGGGAGTTTGCTGCCAGGGGGGGCCTGGAGA ACAGGTTGTATCCTTGGGGGAACAAATTCCTCACCAACCGTACGAACCTCTGGCAG GGCAATTTTCCTGCTGTCGACACAGCCGAAGACGGCTACCATGGGGTCTCCCCAGTGGCTGCGTTTCCTCCTCAGAACAACTACG GCTTATATGACCTGTTAGGAAATACCTGGGAATGGACAGACTCAGAGTATAGTCCAGAGGGGCCTACCGGGGTCCGCCATTCTGCTCAGGGGATGCGTGTTCTGCGGGGAGCCTCTTGGATTGACACGGTGGACGGATCAGCCAATCACAAGGCTCAGCTGATGACAAG GtctgaccctctggagcagcaggaaataagcttgctccatcttccacgtggcagcccttcagaaatTGGAAGAGGGGTCTTGTTTCACCTCTCCAGGCTCAACATGCCCAACACCCTCAGCTGCTCCCCGtaa
- the SUMF2 gene encoding inactive C-alpha-formylglycine-generating enzyme 2 isoform X1 translates to MASGPASGRRGVGVLWAGLISAWALAGSSSQQPADDSVVRLSGGVFQIGAGFLDGKKGDGAFRIVKPFLVDKYPVTNKDFREFVRDQKYKTEAEQYGWSFVFEDFVPEELKKKVTRKLESAPWWLPIEKAFWRQPAGPGSGIKERLDFPVLHVSWNDAQAFCAWRGKRLPTEEEWEFAARGGLENRLYPWGNKFLTNRTNLWQGNFPAVDTAEDGYHGVSPVAAFPPQNNYGLYDLLGNTWEWTDSEYSPEGPTGVRHSAQGMRVLRGASWIDTVDGSANHKAQLMTRSDPLEQQEISLLHLPRGSPSEIGRGVLFHLSRLNMPNTLSCSP, encoded by the exons ATGGCGTCCGGACCGGCGTCGGGGCGCCGCGGCGTCGGGGTGCTTTGGGCCGGTCTGATCTCCGCCTGGGCGCTGGCCGGgagcagctcccagcagcccg CAGACGACAGTGTGGTGCGGCTGTCTGGTGGGGTGTTCCAAATCGGGGCAGGTTTCTTGGATGGTAAAAAAGGAGACGGAGCCTTCAGGATAGTCAAACCGTTCCTGGTGGACAAATATCCAGTCACCAACAAGGACTTCCG GGAGTTTGTGAGAGACCAGAAATACAAAACAGAAGCTGAGCAATACGGGTGGAGCTTTGTCTTTGAGGATTTCGTCCCCGAAGAGCTGAAGAAGAAAGTGACACGGAAACTCGAG TCTGCCCCGTGGTGGCTTCCTATCGAGAAAGCATTTTGGAGACAG CCCGCAGGTCCCGGATCTGGCATCAAGGAGAGGCTGGACTTCCCGGTGCTGCACGTGAGCTGGAACGATGCCCAGGCCTTCTGCGCGTGGAGAGGGAAGAGGCTGCCGACCGAGGAGGAGTGGGAGTTTGCTGCCAGGGGGGGCCTGGAGA ACAGGTTGTATCCTTGGGGGAACAAATTCCTCACCAACCGTACGAACCTCTGGCAG GGCAATTTTCCTGCTGTCGACACAGCCGAAGACGGCTACCATGGGGTCTCCCCAGTGGCTGCGTTTCCTCCTCAGAACAACTACG GCTTATATGACCTGTTAGGAAATACCTGGGAATGGACAGACTCAGAGTATAGTCCAGAGGGGCCTACCGGGGTCCGCCATTCTGCTCAGGGGATGCGTGTTCTGCGGGGAGCCTCTTGGATTGACACGGTGGACGGATCAGCCAATCACAAGGCTCAGCTGATGACAAG GtctgaccctctggagcagcaggaaataagcttgctccatcttccacgtggcagcccttcagaaatTGGAAGAGGGGTCTTGTTTCACCTCTCCAGGCTCAACATGCCCAACACCCTCAGCTGCTCCCCGtaa
- the SUMF2 gene encoding inactive C-alpha-formylglycine-generating enzyme 2 isoform X3, whose protein sequence is MASGPASGRRGVGVLWAGLISAWALAGSSSQQPADDSVVRLSGGVFQIGAGFLDGKKGDGAFRIVKPFLVDKYPVTNKDFREFVRDQKYKTEAEQYGWSFVFEDFVPEELKKKVTRKLESAPWWLPIEKAFWRQPAGPGSGIKERLDFPVLHVSWNDAQAFCAWRGKRLPTEEEWEFAARGGLENRLYPWGNKFLTNRTNLWQGNFPAVDTAEDGYHGVSPVAAFPPQNNYGLYDLLGNTWEWTDSEYSPEGPTGVRHSAQGMRVLRGASWIDTVDGSANHKAQLMTRMGNTPDSASDNLSFRCAASLAEQPPPATGSEKAEL, encoded by the exons ATGGCGTCCGGACCGGCGTCGGGGCGCCGCGGCGTCGGGGTGCTTTGGGCCGGTCTGATCTCCGCCTGGGCGCTGGCCGGgagcagctcccagcagcccg CAGACGACAGTGTGGTGCGGCTGTCTGGTGGGGTGTTCCAAATCGGGGCAGGTTTCTTGGATGGTAAAAAAGGAGACGGAGCCTTCAGGATAGTCAAACCGTTCCTGGTGGACAAATATCCAGTCACCAACAAGGACTTCCG GGAGTTTGTGAGAGACCAGAAATACAAAACAGAAGCTGAGCAATACGGGTGGAGCTTTGTCTTTGAGGATTTCGTCCCCGAAGAGCTGAAGAAGAAAGTGACACGGAAACTCGAG TCTGCCCCGTGGTGGCTTCCTATCGAGAAAGCATTTTGGAGACAG CCCGCAGGTCCCGGATCTGGCATCAAGGAGAGGCTGGACTTCCCGGTGCTGCACGTGAGCTGGAACGATGCCCAGGCCTTCTGCGCGTGGAGAGGGAAGAGGCTGCCGACCGAGGAGGAGTGGGAGTTTGCTGCCAGGGGGGGCCTGGAGA ACAGGTTGTATCCTTGGGGGAACAAATTCCTCACCAACCGTACGAACCTCTGGCAG GGCAATTTTCCTGCTGTCGACACAGCCGAAGACGGCTACCATGGGGTCTCCCCAGTGGCTGCGTTTCCTCCTCAGAACAACTACG GCTTATATGACCTGTTAGGAAATACCTGGGAATGGACAGACTCAGAGTATAGTCCAGAGGGGCCTACCGGGGTCCGCCATTCTGCTCAGGGGATGCGTGTTCTGCGGGGAGCCTCTTGGATTGACACGGTGGACGGATCAGCCAATCACAAGGCTCAGCTGATGACAAG GATGGGGAACACTCCAGACTCGGCCTCGGACAACCTGAGCTTCCGGTGTGCTGCCAGCCTTGCCGAGCAGCCACCCCCGGCAACTGGGAGCGAAAAAGCAGAGCTCTGA